DNA from Nitriliruptor alkaliphilus DSM 45188:
CGTGAGATCGCGACCTCGTCCTCCGATGCCTCGAAGGTCGCCGCCGAGGCGGTCCGCTCCGTGGAGGTGACCAACGAGAACGTGGCGAAGCTGGGTGAGAGCTCGGCGCAGATCGGGAAGGTGATCGAGGTGATCACGTCGATCGCGGAGCAGACCAACCTGTTGGCGCTCAACGCCACNNNNNNNNNNNNNNNNNNNNNNNNNNNNNNNNNNNNNNNNNNNNNNNNNNNNNNNNNNNNNNNNNNNNNNNNNNNNNNNNNNNNNNNNNNNGGAGGCGGGCAAGGGGTTCGCGGTGGTGGCCAACGAGGTCAAGGAGTTGGCCAAGGAGACCGCGTCGGCGACCGAGGAGATCAGTTCGCGGATCGCGACCATCCAGTCCGACTCGGACGTCGCGGTGGGTGCGATCGGAGAGATCGGCGGGATCATCGGTCGGATCGCGGACATGCAGAACACGATCGCGTCGGCGGTGGAGGAGCAGACGGCGACCACCAACGAGATCTCGCGCAACGTGAACGAGGCGGCGCGGGGTTCGGCGGAGATCGCGGAGAACATCGGGTCGGTGGCGCAGGCGGCGGGGGAGACCTCGCAGGGTGCGTCGCGGACCCAGGACGCGGCCGTGGAGCTGCGTGCGGTCGCTGCGGACCTCCAGGCCCTGGTCGATGGTGGAGGCAGCGACGACGCCGACCAGTTGGTCAGCCAGGGGCAGGTCCCCGGCGCCGTCCCCTCGTACGCCTGACCGCCGCATGCCCCCGACGTGCCCGCTGCCGCCCGGCAGCGGGCACGTCGTCGCTCGGGATCCGCGGCTGCGCCCACAGCGCAGCACGGTCACGGTCGCGTCGTGCACAGCGCCGTGTGGAAGGTGTGAAGGCCGCTAGCGGGACCATCGCCACGGCCGATGGCCCTGGACGCGACCGGGACCGGTCGCCGCACCCAGCGTCCCCACCTCATCCCGGAGCACCCGATGGACCTGTCCCTCAGCCGCGTCCGCCTCAGTCGGCGCCTGCAGCTCATGACCGTGATCGCGCTCGTGCCCGCCGTGTTGTTCGCAGCGCTCCAGCTGCTCTCGCTGCGTGGCGACCAGATGGCTGCCCGCGAGAACCTGGTCCGTACACAGGTCGAGTCCCAGCTGACGATCATCGGCCACTTCCACGCGCTGGAGCAGGCTGGCGAGATGGACACCGCCACGGCACAGGCCGCAGCCGCCGACGCCGTCCGGACCGTGCGCTACGACGGTGAGGAGTACTTCTGGATCCAGGACACCGACCTCGTCATGGTCATGCACCCGATCAACGAAGCGCTCATCGGTGAGGACCTGTCCGGCATCGCGGACCCCGACGGCAAGCTCCTCTTCATCGACTTCGACGAGACCGTCGCAGGCGAGGGATCGGGCTTCGTCGACTACCTGTGGCCGAAGCCGGGTCAGGAGGCTCCCGAGCCGAAGCTGTCCTACGTGTCGGGCTTCGAGCCCTGGGGCTGGATCATCGGCACCGGCATCTACGTCGACGACGTGGCGGCGGTCGTCAAGTCCGAGGCGATCCGTCTCGGTCTGATCTTCCTCCTCGCCCTGGCGCTCGTCGGTGCGCTGACCTCCTTCCTCGCCCGCGGCGTCAACGCGGTCATCGCACGCTCGTCCGGCGCGGTCAGCACCTCCTCGCAGAGCCTGGCTGCGGTGGCGTCGCAGGTGGGGGCTGCGGCGGAGGAGACCGCGACGCAGGCCAACGTGGTGGCAGCGGCCGGTGAGGAGGTCAGTCACAACGTGCAGACGGTTGCGACGGCGGTGGAGGAGATGTCGGCGTCGGTGCGTGAGATCGCGACCTCGTCGTCGAACGCTTCTCAGGTGGCTGCGGATGCGGTGCGTTCGGCTGAGGCGACCAACGAGAACGTGGCGAAGCTGGGTGAGAGCTCGGCGCAGATCGGGAAGGTGATCGAGGTGATCACGTCGATCGCGGAGCAGACCAACCTGTTGGCGCTCAACGCCACGATCGAGGCGGCTCGTGCGGGTGAGGCGGGCAAGGGGTTCGCGGTGGTGGCCAACGAGGTCAAGGAGTTGGCCAAGGAGACCGCGTCGGCGACCGAGGAGATCAGTTCGCGGATCGCGACCATCCAGTCGGACACCGGCGAGGCGGTGACGTCGATCAGCTCGATCGTGGAGGTGATCGCTCGGATCGCTGACACCCAGAACACGATCGCGTCGGCGGTGGAGGAGCAGACGGCGACCACCAACGAGATCTCGCGCAACGTGAACGAGGCGGCGCGGGGTTCGGCGGAGATCGCGGAGAACATCGGGTCGGTGGCGCAGGCGGCGGGGGAGACCTCGCAGGGTGCGTCGCGGACCCAGGACGCGGCCGTGGAGCTGCGTGCGGTCGCTGCGGGCCTGCAGACCCTCGTCGACGGCGGCAGCGACGACGAGCAGCGCGGCTCTCCTTCCATCGCAGGCGTGGCGGGACGTGCCGTCCCCGTGCCGGCCTGACCCGCCGGGGATCGGACGTGCGTCGCGGCCGCGAGGCCTGAAGCGCACGTCCGGTCTGCCGACAGGACCTATCGACAACTCGATCCACGGACGGACGGACCACACATGCGCGCGATGATCGTCGACGACTCCCGGGCGACCCGGGCGATCCTCGGCCGCATCCTCCAGGAGCTCGGTTTCGAGGTCGTCGAGGCGGCCGACGGCCGGCAGGCCCTCGAGCGCCTGGCCGACGCGTCGCCGGTCACGCTGGCGCTGGTCGACTGGAACATGCCCGTGATGAACGGGCTGGAGTTCGTCAAGGCGGTGCGCCAGGACCCCACCAACGACGGTCTGCGTCTGCTCATGGTCACCACCGAGTCCGACATCGACCACATGGTGTCAGCGCTGGAGGCCGGCGCTGACGAGTACGCGATGAAGCCGTTCACCGCGGCGGTCATCCGCGAGAAGCTCGATCTGCTCGGCGTCACCGTGCAGGAGGGGCGGTCGTGACCCGGGTCCGTGTGCTGGTCGTCGACGACGCCGTCGTGGTCCGCAAGATCGTGACGGACGCGCTGGCCCAGGACCCCGACATCGAGGTCGTCGGGACGGCCCCGAACGGCCGGATCGCGCTGGCCAAGATCCCTCAGGTGAACCCCGACGTGGTCACCCTGGACGTCGAGATGCCCGAGATGGACGGGATCGCGACGCTCACCGAGTTGCGCAAGCTCTACCCGCGGCTGCCCGTCATCATGTTCTCGACGCTGACCGAGCGCGGTGCGGCGACCACGATGGATGCCCTGCTGCGCGGCGCCAACGACTACGTCACCAAGCCCGCGAACGTCGGATCGGTCGCCGAGGCGCAGCTGCGCATCCGTGAGGCCCTGATACCGCGGGTCCACGCCCTCGGCGGTCGGCGACCGGCCGCGCCCCGCGCGGCTGCGCCCTCGGTCCGTCCTTCGGTCATGCGCTCGCCCCTGGCACGACCGACCGGCTCGCGGCGTCCCACCGCACGCGTCGACGCCGTGGTCATCGGGGTGTCGACGGGGGGCCCGAACGCGCTGGCCGAGGTCGTGCCCGCCCTCCCCGCTGATCTGCCCGTGCCGGTCTACATCGTCCAGCACATGCCGCCGATGTTCACGCGGCTGCTGGCCGAGCGGCTCGACGCCACGAGCTCGCTGCAGGTGCGCGAGGCGATCGACGGTGAGACGGTCGGCCCCGGTCAGGTGCGGATCGCCCCGGGCGACGCACACCTCGAGGTCCGACGTGTCGGCGTGCAGACACGCACCGTCCTGAGCCTCGCGCCACCCGAGAACTCCTGCCGTCCGTCGGTCGACGTGCTGTTCCGTACCGCCGCGGCGACCTACGGCGAACACCTGCTGTCGGTGGTCCTGACCGGTATGGGAAGCGACGGACGGCACGGCGCCGAGCACGTCTGTGAGCGGGGAGGGCGCGTCCTCGCCCAGGACGAGGCCTCCAGCGTCGTCTGGGGCATGCCCGGCGCCGTGGTCCAGGCGGGCCTCGTCGACGAGGTGCTGCCGCTCCGGGCGGTCGCGGGTGCCATCCAGGCGCGTGTCGCTGCGGGCCGCGCGGCACCGGCAAGGCGGAGCGACCCCCCCAGCTCGTCGACGCCCGCGGAGGTCCGCCGATGAGCACCTTGAGCGCCCCCGACCTGACCTACCTGCGCGAGCTCATCCGTGAGCAGTCCGCCATCGTCGTCGACGAGTCGAAGTCCTACCTGATCGAGTCCCGTCTCGGGCCCGTCGCACGTCGCAACGGTCTCGGGTCGCTGACCGACCTGGTGGTCCGGCTCCGAGGCGAACGTCACGGACCGCTGCACGACCTGGTCGTCGATGCGATGACCACCAACGAGACCACGTTCTTCCGTGACGTGCACCCCTGGACCGCGCTCGAGCACGACTTCATCCCGAAGCTGCTCGAGCGACGTCGAGCCCAGCGCACGTTGACGTTCTGGAACGCGGCCTGCTCGAGCGGGCAGGAGCCCTACTCGCTCGCGATGCTGCTGCGTGACCGCTTCCCCCAGGTCGTCGCCAACTGGAACGTGCGCATCATCGCCACGGACCTGTCGGCCGAGATGCTCGGCCGCGCGGCCGCGGGACGCTTCACGCAGCTGGAGGTCAACCGAGGGCTGCCAGCGCCGTCGCTGCTGCGTCACTTCCGACGTGACGGCCAGATGTGGCAGATCAGCGACGACATCCGCAGCATGGTCGAGTTCCGGGCGCTGAACCTGGTGCACCCGTGGCCGTTCGTGCCGCAGGTCGACGTGCTGTTCCTGCGCAACGTCCTCATCTACTTCGACGTGTCGACCAAGCAGCAGATCCTCGCGCGCGTACGGACCGTGCTGCGTCCCGATGGCTACCTGCTGCTCGGCACCGCCGAGACCACCCTGAACGTCGATGACCGGTTCGAACGCATCACCGTCGATCGAGCCACCGCCTACCAGCCGCGCTGACCGCGTGGCCGACCGACCGAGGAGCGAAGCAACCATGAACCTGAACGACGTGGACCTCACCCTGATCGCCAGCGAGATCTGGGCCGCCATCCTGGGCCTCGAGCTGAAGCCCAACCCGGCGGCCGACGCCCACGCACCCGATGAGCGGGTCGTGACCGGGTGCGTGCAGATCACCGGGGACTGGGCCGGCGCTGTGACCGTGCAGTGCTCGGACCGGCTCGCCCGTCGCGCCACCAGCCTGATGTTCGCCATGGAGGAGGAGGAGGTCTCCGAGGAGGAGGTGTCCGACACCATCGGCGAGCTGGCCAACATGACCGGCGGCAACGTCAAGTCGCTGCTCGACGGCAGCTGCCAGCTGTCGCTGCCCTCGGTGACCACCGGACGCGACTACGCCGTCGTCATCCCCGGCGCGTCACCCATCGACCGTGTCACCGTCGAGTGCGACGGTGAACTGATCGTCATGAGCATCCTCCAGCGCTCCTGAGCGCACCCCGTTCCCGCTCCACCCAGCCCATCCCCGTCAGCACCGAACCGGAGACCATCACCGTGAAGATCCTCGTCGTCGACGATAGCCGCGCGATGCGCGCCATCGTCAAGCGCGCCCTCTCGGGCCTCGACCGGGTGGCCGGTGCCACCATCATCGAGGCCGCCGACGGCCGTGAAGGCCTGACCTCGGTGCAGACCGAGGCCCCAGACCTCGTCCTGTCCGACTGGAACATGCCCGAGATGACGGGCATCGAGTTCCTCCAGGCCCTCAACGAGGGCGGTCACACCGTGACCTTCGGCTTCGTGACCTCGGAGTCCACCCCCGAGATGCACGAGCTCGCCAAGGCCCACGGCGCCAAGTTCCTGGTGTCCAAGCCCTTCACGCCGGAGTCGATCGACCAGGCGCTCGCAGGAGCCCTGTAGGTGCGCTGCCCCGAGCCAGCACGGGCGTCGTACCGCGACCTGCTCCGTGACCTGCTGGGGCGCGCCGTCGAGGTGCGCCCCGGTCCCCCGCAGGAGCTGAGCGGCGAGGCACCGTCCTACCTCGCCGCGTACCGCTACGACGAGGGTGAGGTCGCGGCGCTCGCCGTCGCCGACCTCGACCTCGCCACGGCTGCCGGGGCGGCGATCGCGATGATGCCGCCGCAGGAGACGCGCGCCGCGGTCGCCGAAGCGGGCGCCCTCGACGAGGAGCTCCTCGAGTTCTTCCACGAGGTCGTCAACGTCGCGGCCAAGCTCCTCAACAGCCCTACGACCGCCCACGTCGTGCTCCGGGACCTGCTGCCCGTCCCGGGTGAGGTCCCCGACGACGTCGCGGAGGTCGCCACCGGACCGCGGGCGCGCCACGACTGGCGGGTCCGGATCGAGGGCTACGGCGAAGGCACGGTCACCCTCCTGCACGCCTGAACCGCGGCTCCGGCCACCGGGTGCCGATCGTCGGGCCGGTCCGACGATCCGCACCCGCGACCGCGTTCCGGGAAGGGCTCAGACGTCGGCGCGACCGGCGGCGGTCAGCGCGGGCATCGCGGTCACCGCGGCCTCGACCAGGTCGGGCTCCAGCTCGTTGCCCGCACGCCCGCGGAGACGGTCGGCGATGGTCGCCGAGGTCGCGGTCCGGTCCGCGCTGATCAGCGTCTCGATGGTGTGGGCGACCGCGAGGACGCGTGCGGCCTCGGGGATCTCCTCGCCACGGCGTCCCTCGGGGAACCCGTCGCCGTCCCAGCGTTCACGCTGAGCGTGGACGGTCGCGGCCACCACGGGCCCCGCCGTCAGTCGGAGCGCCGCCGCTCCCCGGACGGGGAACGTGCGCCACGCCTCGAGCAGTTCACCGGTCAGCCCGTCGGGGCCACCGATCGCCTCGCGGGGTAGGCCGGCGCGGCCCACCTCGTGGAGGTGGCCCGCCAGCTGGATGCGGGCGACGGCAGCGGGTGACCAGGCGAGGGTCCGGGCGAGCTCGGCGGCGATCCGACCGACCCGCTCACCGTGCCCCTTGCCCTCGGGCATGAGACCTTCCACGGCCGCCACCAGCTTCAGGCTGGCTTCGAGCTCGGTGGTGACCGACACGCCGAGGGCGAGCTGCTCGCCACCGAGGACGTTGCGGGTCCCGTCGACGGCGGCGACGTCCAGGGCCCGCCGAGCGAGGTCGACGAGCTCCTCGGGGTCGGTCGACGACTCGGGACCGGCGTGGCCGAGCACGAGGCGCAGCGGCAGGCCGCGGTCCCGGAAGGTCCTGGCGACCTCGACCAGGCGCCCACCGAGGGCTTCGATGGCGTTCGGTGACAGGTCCGGACCGACGAGGCCGAACTCGCCCGGCCCGGTGCTGTACAGCTCGGCGCCGACGGCGGCGATGACGTGGGACATCGCCGACGCGAGGCGGCGGCGTTGCAGGACGACCACACCGTCCGGGGTGGGAGTGACCCAGCGGTCCGAGACGATGCGCAGGAAGACGACGCGCGGGGTCTCGCCGGAGTCACCGAGGGTGCCGATGCGCCGCTCGAAACCGCGGCGGTCGGACAAGCCCGTCTGCGGGTCGCGACCGCGGGCGTCGCTGGCCCCGCTGTCACCGAACCGTCGCTCGAACGAGGTCAGCAGGGCGCCAGGGGAGCGCTCGTCCTCGACCAGGCCGAGGAGCGCTTCCTCGTTGCCCTCGCCGACGAGACCGATCGCGCCGGCTCCGACCAGGTCGGCAGCGAGCCGCTCCGCGCCGGTGTGGGCCAGGACGATGACCGGGTGCGGGGTGTCCGCCAAGCGGTGGGAGACCTCGGCCATCTCCTCGGGGCGCAGCCGGGTGGAGAGCACCTCGGCGTGCAGCTCGCCGTCCTCGACGATCTCGGCGCCGACGGCCATCAGCCGTTGCCGCGCCGACTCGGGGACCCCGGTGAGCCGGAGCCGGAGCTGGCCCGTGGTGGCCGCAGGGTGGCCGAGCTCAGCCAGCTGCACGGTCACGCCGACGCGGCGACGGGCTCAGGAGCGGACGCGGCGGCACCGGCCAGGCGGCAGCGCCAGGTGGTGTCGGCCTGCACCTGGGCGACGAACGCCACGCGGGCGCGCTTGCCGGGAGCGTTCTCGGGCACGGTCGGGACCTGGTCGTAGGCGGTCCCGAAGTAGGCCTGTAGGGCGTGCAGCGCCTCGTGGCGCAGCTGCGACGCGCGGGCCTCGGTCACGCCGAGGTCGTCGGCGATGTCGCGCAGCAGCCGGCCCTCGAAGTGGTGCTCGAGCAGGACCCGGCGGGGCAGCTCGGGGAGGCGGCTGATCGCGGAGCGGAGGGTCCCGACGAGCTCGTTGCGCTCGAGGGCGGCCTCGGGGAGCCAGTCGGT
Protein-coding regions in this window:
- a CDS encoding methyl-accepting chemotaxis protein, whose translation is EAGKGFAVVANEVKELAKETASATEEISSRIATIQSDSDVAVGAIGEIGGIIGRIADMQNTIASAVEEQTATTNEISRNVNEAARGSAEIAENIGSVAQAAGETSQGASRTQDAAVELRAVAADLQALVDGGGSDDADQLVSQGQVPGAVPSYA
- a CDS encoding methyl-accepting chemotaxis protein — translated: MALDATGTGRRTQRPHLIPEHPMDLSLSRVRLSRRLQLMTVIALVPAVLFAALQLLSLRGDQMAARENLVRTQVESQLTIIGHFHALEQAGEMDTATAQAAAADAVRTVRYDGEEYFWIQDTDLVMVMHPINEALIGEDLSGIADPDGKLLFIDFDETVAGEGSGFVDYLWPKPGQEAPEPKLSYVSGFEPWGWIIGTGIYVDDVAAVVKSEAIRLGLIFLLALALVGALTSFLARGVNAVIARSSGAVSTSSQSLAAVASQVGAAAEETATQANVVAAAGEEVSHNVQTVATAVEEMSASVREIATSSSNASQVAADAVRSAEATNENVAKLGESSAQIGKVIEVITSIAEQTNLLALNATIEAARAGEAGKGFAVVANEVKELAKETASATEEISSRIATIQSDTGEAVTSISSIVEVIARIADTQNTIASAVEEQTATTNEISRNVNEAARGSAEIAENIGSVAQAAGETSQGASRTQDAAVELRAVAAGLQTLVDGGSDDEQRGSPSIAGVAGRAVPVPA
- a CDS encoding response regulator — protein: MRAMIVDDSRATRAILGRILQELGFEVVEAADGRQALERLADASPVTLALVDWNMPVMNGLEFVKAVRQDPTNDGLRLLMVTTESDIDHMVSALEAGADEYAMKPFTAAVIREKLDLLGVTVQEGRS
- a CDS encoding protein-glutamate methylesterase/protein-glutamine glutaminase, producing MTRVRVLVVDDAVVVRKIVTDALAQDPDIEVVGTAPNGRIALAKIPQVNPDVVTLDVEMPEMDGIATLTELRKLYPRLPVIMFSTLTERGAATTMDALLRGANDYVTKPANVGSVAEAQLRIREALIPRVHALGGRRPAAPRAAAPSVRPSVMRSPLARPTGSRRPTARVDAVVIGVSTGGPNALAEVVPALPADLPVPVYIVQHMPPMFTRLLAERLDATSSLQVREAIDGETVGPGQVRIAPGDAHLEVRRVGVQTRTVLSLAPPENSCRPSVDVLFRTAAATYGEHLLSVVLTGMGSDGRHGAEHVCERGGRVLAQDEASSVVWGMPGAVVQAGLVDEVLPLRAVAGAIQARVAAGRAAPARRSDPPSSSTPAEVRR
- a CDS encoding CheR family methyltransferase; this translates as MSTLSAPDLTYLRELIREQSAIVVDESKSYLIESRLGPVARRNGLGSLTDLVVRLRGERHGPLHDLVVDAMTTNETTFFRDVHPWTALEHDFIPKLLERRRAQRTLTFWNAACSSGQEPYSLAMLLRDRFPQVVANWNVRIIATDLSAEMLGRAAAGRFTQLEVNRGLPAPSLLRHFRRDGQMWQISDDIRSMVEFRALNLVHPWPFVPQVDVLFLRNVLIYFDVSTKQQILARVRTVLRPDGYLLLGTAETTLNVDDRFERITVDRATAYQPR
- a CDS encoding chemotaxis protein CheX, producing MNLNDVDLTLIASEIWAAILGLELKPNPAADAHAPDERVVTGCVQITGDWAGAVTVQCSDRLARRATSLMFAMEEEEVSEEEVSDTIGELANMTGGNVKSLLDGSCQLSLPSVTTGRDYAVVIPGASPIDRVTVECDGELIVMSILQRS
- a CDS encoding response regulator yields the protein MKILVVDDSRAMRAIVKRALSGLDRVAGATIIEAADGREGLTSVQTEAPDLVLSDWNMPEMTGIEFLQALNEGGHTVTFGFVTSESTPEMHELAKAHGAKFLVSKPFTPESIDQALAGAL
- a CDS encoding HD domain-containing phosphohydrolase, giving the protein MTVQLAELGHPAATTGQLRLRLTGVPESARQRLMAVGAEIVEDGELHAEVLSTRLRPEEMAEVSHRLADTPHPVIVLAHTGAERLAADLVGAGAIGLVGEGNEEALLGLVEDERSPGALLTSFERRFGDSGASDARGRDPQTGLSDRRGFERRIGTLGDSGETPRVVFLRIVSDRWVTPTPDGVVVLQRRRLASAMSHVIAAVGAELYSTGPGEFGLVGPDLSPNAIEALGGRLVEVARTFRDRGLPLRLVLGHAGPESSTDPEELVDLARRALDVAAVDGTRNVLGGEQLALGVSVTTELEASLKLVAAVEGLMPEGKGHGERVGRIAAELARTLAWSPAAVARIQLAGHLHEVGRAGLPREAIGGPDGLTGELLEAWRTFPVRGAAALRLTAGPVVAATVHAQRERWDGDGFPEGRRGEEIPEAARVLAVAHTIETLISADRTATSATIADRLRGRAGNELEPDLVEAAVTAMPALTAAGRADV